GGTGGCTCCCAGCAGCACCGGCTTGCCACGCAGGATGGCGTCGTCGGCCACCTCGAAGAACAACGACAGCAGTGCGGCCGGCTGGGTGTTGTAGATGGGGCTCACCACGATGAGCGTGTCAGCGGCCTCCACTGATTCGATGGCCCCGGCCACACGGGGACTGGGAACGCGCGAGATCTCGGAGCTCATGAGTTCCGTGGCGATGTCGCGCAGCTCGATCACCTCGATGGGCTCGTCCAGCTCAAGGCCAGCGGCGCCGGCGTGCTTCACGGTGGCTGCCGCCAGGCGGTCCACCAGCATCCTGGTGGCCGAGGGCTGTCCCATGCCGGCGCTGATTGCGAGAACCTTCATGCTTGCGTGTCTCCTGTGACATATCGGTCGTGCTGGGGTCTTGCCGGGTCCGGTGGGGGACCCCTGGACGTGCGGGCGACGGCCGGCGTGCACCGGCCGTCGCAACACGCTTACTTCTCGAACACCGAGTCCGGCGGCTCAGGGGCGTCGGAGGTGCCGGTCACATCATCGGCACCGACCTTGACGTGCTCCACGGGGGCAACCCCGGCGGCGTCGCGGGCGGCGACCAGCGAGGCGTGCGTGGGGGCATCCGGGATGTCGTCGGGACGTCCCTCGAGGAAGCCCTTGCGCATCTCCGGGAGGATCTCCCCGAGCAGGTCGAGCTGCTCAAGCACCGTCTTGATGGGCAGGCCGGCGTGATCGATGAGGAACATCTGGCGCTGGTAGTGGCCGACGTCGTCCTTGAAGCTCAGCGTGCGCTCGAGCACCTGCTGGGGCGAGCCGACGGTCAGCGGCGTGTACTCGGTGAACTCCTCCATCGATGGCCCGTGACCGTACACCGGCGCATTGTCGAAGTAGGGACGGTATTCCTTGATGGCGTCCTGCGAGTTCTTGCGCATGAAGAACTGGCCACCCAGGCCGACGATCGCCTGGTCGTAGCGGCCGTGCCCGTAGTGCTCATAGCGGCGACGGTAGAGGTCGACCATGCGCTTGGTGTGGTTCATCGTCCAGAAGATGTTGTTGTGGAAGAAGCCATCACCGTAGTAGGCCGCCTGCTCGGCGATCTCGGGGGAGCGGATCGACCCGTGCCACACGAAGGGCGGCACATCGTCGAGGGGGCGCGGAATCGCGGTGAAGCCCTGCAGCGGCGTGCGGAACTTGCCCTGCCAGTCCACCACTTCCTCGCGCCACAGGCGGTGGAGCAGGTTGTAGTTCTCCAGCGCCAAGTTGATGCCTTGGCGAATGTCCTTGCCGAACCACGGGTAGACGGGGCCGGTGTTGCCGCGGCCCAGCATGAGGTCAACGCGACCGTCGGCCAGGTGTTGCAGCATCGCATAGTCCTCGGCGATCTTCACCGGGTCATCGGTGGTGATCAGCGTGGTGGCGGTGGACAGCGTGATCTTGCTGGTCTGCGCAGCCAACCAACCCAGCGTGGTGGTCGGCGACGACGAGACGAAAGGGGGATTGTGGTGCTCGCCGAGCGCGAAGGCGTCCAGGCCGATCTCCTCGGCCTTCTTCACGATGAGCGCGTAGTTCTTCAGGCGCTCATGCTCGGTGGGAGTGATGCCAGTGGTCGGATCAGGCGTCAGATCAGAGACGCTGAAGATGCCGATCTGTACCGGCACACGGTTCTCGGTGGTGTCCATGAAGCCCCCAAAGTAGTTGAGATTGCAACTAATAACGTCAGTCTAGCCTCTTCTATTCCCCGGGGGGAGGGCCCCGCGGGGCTCACAGCTGCCGGGGGATCGGAGGGGGTCAGCTTGTGGCGATGGACGCTCCCGAACACGCGTTGAAGGGGGCCGCGGCCACATGGCCACGACCCCCTTCAATGTGCTGTCAGGTGGTGCTCCGCGTCGCCGTCATGGGGACGACGTGGGCTTCAACCTCAATATGTGATCAGTCCTTCTGCCACCCGATGTTCTCGGGGAAGTCGCCGATCTGAGTGCGGATCGTGGAGTACACGCCCGCGCCCACATTGGCCAGGCCCTTCTTCACTGCGAAAATCTCAGGGCCGTTGTAGATGGGCACGATCCCGAAGGTCTGCAAGGCCTGCACCTCGAGCTCATTGGCCTTGGATTCCTGCTGCTCGGCGGTTTCCAGGGACATCAGGCCACCGGGGCCCTTGATGAGATTGTCCATCTCGGCGGTGCCGGTGCCCGACTTGTTGAGCGTGGAGTCGGAGCAATAGGTCTGGCAGAAGAAGGCGACGCCGTTGGGATCGGTGGAGGCGAAGCCGGAGATCAGCAGGTCGAAGTCCCGGTTCTTCACCGTGGTGGAGAAGTCCTTTGTGGACTTCTGAATGATCTGCACGTCGATCCCGATGGCCTTCATCTGGGTCTGGAAGGCCTGGTACATCGCCTTGGAGGTGGTGCTTGAGCTGAACAGCGGCAGCCGCAGGCTCAATGGCCTGCCATCCTTGGCATAGAGACCATCGGAGCCCTTCGCGTAGCCAGCATCCTCAAGGCCCTTGGTAGCGGCGGCGGTATCGGTCTTCGGGACCACCTTGGTCCAATTGTCCTGATAGCCCTTCTGGAAGGGATACAGGACGAACGAGCCGCCGAGGGTCTCTGAGTAGTCAAGGCCCTGGAAGAGC
The window above is part of the Propionibacterium freudenreichii subsp. freudenreichii genome. Proteins encoded here:
- a CDS encoding CE1759 family FMN reductase, which produces MKVLAISAGMGQPSATRMLVDRLAAATVKHAGAAGLELDEPIEVIELRDIATELMSSEISRVPSPRVAGAIESVEAADTLIVVSPIYNTQPAALLSLFFEVADDAILRGKPVLLGATGGTARHSLAIDRALLPLFHYLHALVVPTSIFAATDDWGSPASLDKRTEDAAGSFVGLLAMRAGVPNTDELSGSDTDKASHGDDDFELKNDFETMLKSI
- a CDS encoding LLM class flavin-dependent oxidoreductase, which codes for MDTTENRVPVQIGIFSVSDLTPDPTTGITPTEHERLKNYALIVKKAEEIGLDAFALGEHHNPPFVSSSPTTTLGWLAAQTSKITLSTATTLITTDDPVKIAEDYAMLQHLADGRVDLMLGRGNTGPVYPWFGKDIRQGINLALENYNLLHRLWREEVVDWQGKFRTPLQGFTAIPRPLDDVPPFVWHGSIRSPEIAEQAAYYGDGFFHNNIFWTMNHTKRMVDLYRRRYEHYGHGRYDQAIVGLGGQFFMRKNSQDAIKEYRPYFDNAPVYGHGPSMEEFTEYTPLTVGSPQQVLERTLSFKDDVGHYQRQMFLIDHAGLPIKTVLEQLDLLGEILPEMRKGFLEGRPDDIPDAPTHASLVAARDAAGVAPVEHVKVGADDVTGTSDAPEPPDSVFEK